The sequence GGATTTCCTTGTCCCGCTTGTTGACGGCGTCCCGGAGGGCGAAGGTGTCCTTGTCGTTCTTCCCGCTGGCCGCGCGCGCCGTCTCCAGCTCGGTGGCCTTGCCTTCCAGCTCGGCCTCCAGCTCGCGCACGCGGTCCTCGGCCTGCGAGGCCTGACCCTGGGCGTCGGTGAGCGCGCCCTGCAGCTCCGCCACCTTCGCGCGCAGGTTGCGCAGCTCCGCCGCGTCCGCCGCGGACGTGGCCGGAGCCGCCGCCGGTGCCGTCGTCGCGGCGACAGGGGTGGGGCGCGTGGGAGGCGGCGTGCGCGCGGGAGGCGGCGTCACGGCGCGGACGGGCTCGGGCGGAGGACGCACCGGCTCCGGCGGCGGGCGCACGGGCTCCGGCGGCGCGGGGGGCATGAAGCCCACCACCGTCTTCTCCGAGTCATCCAGCGCGTCCAGCGCGTCGTCCGCGTCCGAGCCGAGCGCGTCCAGCGAGGAGAAGTCCTCCTCCACGCCCTCCACCACCGCCTCGGGCGGGGCGACGACGGGCTCCTCGTCGATGGAGGGCTCCTCCGGCGCGGACATGTCGCTGAAGGCCGCGTCGAGGTCCAGCTCCTCGCCCTGCACCGCGGCCTCCTCGCCGGTGTCGACGGAGATCTCCTCGCCGAAGTCCGCCGTCATCGGCTCGTCGCCGAGCGCGTCCAGCGTGAGGCTCTCGTCCACCACGTCCGCGGCCGCGGGCAGCTCCGGGAAGCCGATGAGCGCGCCCACGCGCTCCACCAGGAGGTCGGCGTCCACCGGCATGGCCACGTACTCGTCCGCGTGCGCCTTCAGCTTGCGGTGCTGCGCGAAGCCGTCCGGGTTGCCGACGATGACGATGGGGACGTTCTTGAGGTCGTCGTCCTTCTTCAGCTTGCCGCAGATGAGGTAGCCGTTCTGCCCCGCGGACAGCTCCACGGCGATGATGGTGAGGTCCGGCCTGTCCCGGCGAATCTGCTCCACGCTGTTCTTGCCGTCGGACGTGTCCTCCACCGTGAAGCCGCGGGCCTCCAGCGCGGGACGCAGCGTGGCGGCGAGGCCGGAGTCACTCTTTTCGACGATCAGGATTTTCTTGGACATGGAAGGACGGCCCGTCCTGCGGTGCGGCGCGCGCGTGGACAAACGTCGAGCGGCGGCGCGCGAAATATGAATACGCCGTCGAGGCTATCGGCCATACCCGGGAGCGTCAATGTTCGGGCCAGACGGAATCCCGGCCGCCCGTAGAGCGGGCAGGCGTCATGAAGCGGACGTTTGCGGGAGTGCCTGTAGCGACCTGATTCAGCGCGAGCACGGCACCGTCACGAAGGAGACGAAGCGACGGGCGCGTGCGGAACGGCTCAGCGCGGAGGGAAGGTCGCCCGCTCGAGGCGCAGGGCGGGACGCGAGTGCTGCGCGGGCCCGGGAGTGAAGAGCGGGTCCTCGGACTGCTGCGGCTCCGGCTTGCGAGCCAGGGCGCCACCACCGTTGTCGCGCTCCGCGAGGAGCCGGCGGATGTCGTCCTCGTCCATGTCGGTGACCATCTCGTAGACGATTTCGTCATCCCGCCAGGTGACGACGTTGTAGCCCTGCGCGGAGTCCACCTCGACGGCCTTCAGCGTCTGGACCTTCGGAGGCGCCGCGCTGTCGTCGGGGACAACGAAGACGCTCAACCGGCGGCTCGGCTCTCCCTCGTTCTCCGGCAGCGTCTCGTAGCTGATGTACGCGACCTCGCGGCCGTTGAGGATGGAGATGCGGCCGCCCAGCGGCTTCGCCTTGGGGAACTGCGGCACCGTGACGCGCGGGTCCACGTTGCCCTTGAACCACTGCTCCATCTGCTCGCGTGAGGCGGAGGCGATTTCGAAGGGGAGGACCTTGTTGTGGCGCTGGATGGCCTCACGGCAGGCGAGGCGCTGCTGCTCCCTCGTCTGGTAGGCCACCCAGCCACCGCTCACCGTCACCACCACCAGCGCCACGGCTCCCGCGCGAAGCCACACGCCGTACTGGGCCCGGCGCTGTTCATGCTTCAGCCCCAGCTCGATGCCCGCTCGCAGCGATGCGGGGGCCCGCATCTGCTGCACGGAGTGGCGCGCGGCCCGCCGCAGCGCCTGCTGCATCTGCTGCTCCTCCTCCACGCGCCGCTGGCATGCGGCGCACCCGGAGAGGTGGGTTTCGAGGTCCACACGTTCCTCGGGCTGGAATTCGCCGTCGAGGTACGGATAGAGGAGCCGTTCGAGTTCCTGGCAGGTCATGGGCGCGCGGGTGGAACCTGTTTCTACCCCGTCTTCTTCCTGTTCCGGTACTCCTCCAGGTCCGCGGGGGCGTTCACCGGCTCACCATCATGCCGGAAGACGCCCTGTCCCTCCGCGTACTCCCGCAGGTTCTTCTGCAGGAGCTTGCGGCCGCGGAACAGGCGGCTCATCACCGTACCGACGGGGCACTCGAGAATCTCCGCAATCTCCTTGTAGGAGAACTCCTGGAGGTCCGCGAGGATGACCACCAGCCGGAAGTCGATGGGCAGCGCGTCGATGGCGCGCAGCACGTCGTCCGACAGGAGGCGGTCGAAGAAGTATTGCTCCGGGTTGGCCGCGAAGTCCGTCGCGTCCCGGCTCACGAAGCGCTCGTGCACGGCCTCGCGCTCCACGCCCTCCACCACCGTGCGCTCCTTCACCTTGCGACGGTAGCGGTTGATGAACGTGTTCGTGAGGATCTTGAACAGCCAGGCCTTGATGTTGGTGCCCCGCTCGAACTTGTCGAAGAAGCGGTAGGCCCGCATGCAGGTGTCCTGGACGAGGTCCTCCGCGTCGCGCTCGTTCTTCGTCAGCCGCAGGGCCGCGGAGTAGAGCGGGTCCAGATGGGCCAGCGCCAGTTCCTCGAATTCCTGCTTCGTTCGGTTGGGTTGCCTGAAGTCCAACATGTCCCGCCTTCCAAGGGCCCGAAACAATTGGGGAATGAGTTGTCGCCTGCCCATCAATGTATGCACGGGAACAGACTGGGCAACAACGGCATCCCTGCGACACCCGCCCGCACGCCCGCTTCGGGAACGCCAGACGCCTGACGGATGAAGATATTCCCCACCGTGAATAACGAACGGGGAGGCCGGATGTCGCCATCCGTACCTCCCCGCCGGGCACTGCTCGACTGGCTGCTCGGTGGGCCTACTTGCGGCCGGCGAGCGCGTCCGTCAGCGGCACGTAGTCGTAGCCCATGTCCTTGGCGACGGCCTCGTAGGTGACGTGGCCGTTGTAGGTGTTCATCGCACGGGCCAGGGCGCGGTCGGACTTCACGGCCTCCACCAGGCCCATGTCGGCAATCTTGCGCGCGTAGGGACGGGTGGTGTTGGTGAGCGCGTACGTGGACGTCTGGGGCACCGCGCCGGGCATGTTGGCCACGCAGTAGTGGACGACGCCGTGGACGGTGAAGGTCGGGTTGTCGTGGGTGGTGGGCTTGCAGGTCTCGATGCAGCCGCCCTGGTCCACGGCGACGTCGACGACGACGGAGCCGGGGCTCATCTCGGAGATGAGGGCCTCGGAGACGAGCTTCGGGGCCTTGCCGCCGGGGATGAGCACGCCGCCGACGACGAGGTCGGACTCGCGCACCGTCTTGGCGATGCTCTCCGTGTCCGAGGCCAGCACGCTGACGCGGCCGAGGAACACGTCGTCCAGGTAGGTGAGGCGCTCCAGATTCACATCGAGGATGGTGACCTCGGCGCCCATGCCCACGGCGACCTTGGCGGCGCACAGGCCCACCACGCCACCGCCGATGACGGTGACACGGCCGCGGCGCACGCCGGGCACGCCGCCCAGCAGGATGCCCTTGCCACCGTGCGCCTTCTCCAGGCACGCGGCGCCCACCTGGATGGCCATCTTCCCGGCCACCTCGGACATGGGCTTGAGCAGCGGCAGGCTGCCGTCATCCAGCTGCAGCGTCTCGTACGCGACGGCCGCGGCCTTCTTCTTGATCAACGTCTTCGTCAGCTCCGGGTCCACGCCGGCCAGGTGGAAGTACGTGTAGATGATCTGCCCGGGCTGGATGCGCTCGTACTCGGGCGCAATCGGCTCCTTCACCTTGACGACCATCTCCGCGCGCTTCCAGACCTCGTCCGCGCTGGCGACAATCTGCGCGCCGACGCGCTGGTACTCCGAGTCCGGGATGCCGGAGCCGACGCCGGCGTTCGTCTCGACCAACACCGTGTGGCCCGCGCTCGTGAGCGCGCGCACGCCGGCCGGAACCATGCCGACGCGGTACTCACGGGTTTTGATCTCCTTGGGAACTCCGACGATCACGACTGCCTCCAAGAGGGGAACTTGAAATCGCGCGGACCCTATACAAAAGCCGTCGGGAATCAAGCCGCGCCCGGTAGCCGGACGCATGACTTCGTTGAGAGGGAATAACCCCTGAAGTATGACGCGCGGCGTTGAATGCGATGCGTCTCGCGCTGCTTCAACGTCGAAGAAACGCGGGGCCGGTGGTAGTTGAGGAAGACATGACGTCCGCACCGAAGCTGCTGTTCGCCGACCCGAAGGGGAAGGTGATGGAGCACCCCTATCTGCTCGCCACGCTGCGCAGCGGCGAGGAGCTCGTGCCACCCCAGGACAAGCCCATTCCGTTGCCGTCGGCCGGACGGCTGGTGCACCTGCCCGGCCGCCTGCCCGTCGGGCTGCATCCGGAGACGGGCGAATTGGAGCTGGTGCGCGAGATGAAGGTGGGCGGCAAGACGTTCGTGCCCAACGCGGTGGGCGCGCTGCTGCCGCCGGGCTACACGCGCACGTTCCTTCCTGGCGAGGTGAAGGGCAGCGGGCCGGTGCTGCCGCAGTGGGCGTACACCGCGGCCGCGTGGGTGGGTGACGGGCCGGTGGCGTGGGCCATCCACACGGACCGCCGCTCGCACTGGGACCCGGAGCGCTACTCCACGCCGGACATGAAGGCGCTGGTGCAGCAGCACATGGAGCGCTTCCCCGACAACCGCGTGCTGAAGCAGCTCAAGACGTGCGCGCTCATCTACCGGTGCTTCACGTCGCAGAACACGTTCTACGTGCGCGACGAGGCGGCCATCCCCGCGTCCGTCATGTGCAACGCGCGCTGCGTGGGCTGCATCTCCGACCAGCCCGCGGACGGGCCGCCCGCATCGCACGAGCGCATGGACGACGGGCCCACCGGCGAGGAGATGGGACAGATTGGCCTGTTCCATCTGGAGCACGCGCCGGGCCGCACCATGGTCAGCTTCGGTCAGGGCTGCGAGGGCGAGCCGCTCACGCGCTGGAAGCAGATTGCGGAAGCCATCCGCTTCATGCGCGCGCACAGCGACAAGGGCTCCATCAACATCAACACCAACGCCAGCCTCACGAAGGGACTGGAGGCGCTGTTCGACGCGGGGCTGGACGCCATCCGCGTGTCTCTGAACTCGGCGGTGAAGGACCTCTACGAGGCCTACTACAAGCCGGTGAAGTACGGCTGGGAGGACGTGGAAGCGTCCATTGCGCTGGCGCGCGAGCGCGGCGCGTACCTCGCGTTGAACCTGCTGCTGTTCCCCGGCGTCACGGACCGCGAGGGCGAGGTGAAGGCGCTGGAGCGGCTGGTGAAGAAGTACCGCGTGGACCAGGTGCAGACGCGCTCGCTGTGCATCGACCCGATTCAGTACCTGGAGGTGGCGCGTGACAAGGGCGCGGGCGGCGAGCCCGTGGGCATCCGCACGCTGCTTCAGCGACTGAAGGCGGCGAGGCCGGGGCTCGTCATCGGCAACTTCGCGCGCGGGCTGGAGGAGCGCGAGAACGCCGCGGGGCACGGGTAGGAGGGCAGGGGGGCTGTTTGTTCCACGGCCCCCGTTGCAACCCCGTTGCGCTACTCGTTGCCCGTGGGCATCAGCTCCTTGGCCACGAGGTTCCCCATCACCGCGTCCTTGGGGATATAGCCATCGGCGCCGGCCTCGCGGCAGATGCGCTGGAGCTCCTCGACATTCTCGCCGGAGCACAGCAGCACCTTGATGCCCTTGAAGAGGCTGTTGCTCTTGATGAAGCGGCAGAACTGCTCGCCATTCACGTTGGGCATCCGCACGTCCAGCAGCACCAGGTCCGGACGCGTCTGCTTCTTGAGGATGATCTTCGTGGCCTTGTCCGCCGTGTCGGCCACGTGCACCTCGAAGCCCTTGGACACGAGGTCCGCTTCGATGATGCGGGCCGTCATCTCGCTGTCATCCACGATGAGGATGCGGGGCTTGCGTGCGCCCGTGGCGGCGGGCTTCGCGGCGGGCGCCGCCGGAGCGGCCGTGGCGGCGGGAGCCGGGGTCGCGGCAGGAGTCGCCGCGGGCACGGCGGTGGGAACGCTCAGCGCCGGAGCCCCGATGAGCCCCATGACACCACCGAGCACGGCCTCCAGGCCGCCGCTCTTGAGGATGTAGCCGTCGGCACCGGAAGCCTTCGTCTTGCTCGCGAGCTCCGCCTCGGGGATGTCGGAGTACAGCACCAGCTTGGCGGTGACGTTCTTCTGCCGGCGGAGGTACTCGACGACGTCGTCGCCGAACATCTCCGGCATGTTCACGTCCATGAGGATGAGCGAGAACGGCCCCTCGGTGAGCTTCTGGTCGAGGCTGGCCAGGTCCTGCGCGCCGCTCGCCTGGTAGCCGGCGGCGGTGAGGGCCCGTACGGTGAGCTCCACCAGCATCGGGCTGTCGTCAATGACCAGTACGCGCGACATCGTCCTCCTCAAAGGAATCCCGCTAACCCTACACCTTTGAATCCGCGCGGACCATCGAAACGGCGACCAGGCGGGCGGGCTTTCACGTCCACTTGACCGGTTTTCGTCCCCTCCGGATACTTTGCCGCCTTGACCACGACCCCGACACCCCTCCAGCGAGCTCTCCGGATGGCTCCGGACCGCGCCGTGGCCGTCCAGGCCCGCCCGGAGCAGGAGTTCTTCTGCTTCCGAGTGGGAGACCTGAGGCTCGGCGTGCCCAGTGAGAACGTGCTCGAGGTGCTCCGAGCCGGCCTGCTTACCCCCCTGCCGAGGACGCCCTCATTCATCATGGGTGTCACCGGCCACCGGGGCGAGGTGCTGCCCGTCGTCGACCTGCTGCGCTTCCTCTCCAAGGGCGAGGCGCGCATCGGCCCGCGTACTCGCCTGTTCGTCGGCATCACCGGCAGCTACGTGGCCGGTGTCGTCGCGGACACGGTGCTCGGCCTGCGCCGCATTCCCGTGGCGGACATCCTCCCTCCGCCGCTGGGCGGTGACGCCGCCGCCGAGCACCTGCTCGGCGTGGTGCAGGGCCACGGCGCGCAGGACGGCATCAACCTCCTCAACTTCTCCAAGCTGCTGCAGACCGCGCGGCAGCGGGCGGTGGCTCGATGAACGACGAGCAGCCGCAGGAGAAGAACCAGGTGGACATCCTCTTCTTCGACATCGGCGACTCGGTGTACGGCACCGACGCGTCGCAGGTGCTGCGCATCGACCGCTCGCTGCCGGAAGACATCACGCTGCCCGACCTGGGCCAGCCGCACCGCGGCCACCGCGCGATCGTCTTCGACACGCCGGAAGGCGAGGGCCACCTGAAGGTGGACGCCGTCCACGCCGTCCGCACCATCCCGTTTTCAGCGCTCCGCCGGATGCCCCCCACGGCCGGCGCGGCTGCCTATGCAGTAGGCGTGTTCCTCGAAGAGGAACGCACCGTGTTGCTCATTGACCTGGTCGAAACCGCCAGGACCCAAGGAACTCAAGGAAGGCACTGACCGCAATGTCCCTGGACACCCCCAACGACAAGTCCACTTCCAAGGCTCGCACCGCCCGGAAGGCCCCCGCCTCCAAGGCGGCCGCGGGCGCGAAGGCCAGCGCCACCTCGGCGACGTCCCCGAACCCGGCCCAGTACAAGGCCTTCACCGACACGCTGCTGTTGGTGCTCTCCGGCAACCTCCAGGCCCGCGTTCCCAAGGAGCTGGCGGGCGAGGGCGGCGCGGAGATGGCGCACCTGCTGAACCAGGTGCTCGACAACCTCGCCGCGTCCGAGCACCGCAAGCAGGTGTCGGCGCAGGAAATCGACCAGGCGCTGGACTCGCTCATCGGCCTGGTGCGCGAGGGTGATTTGTCCCGGTGGAACACCACCACCGAGGACCCCCAGCTCGGGCCCCTGCTCGAGGGCTTCGGCAAGGTCATCGAGACGCTGCGCACCTTCGTGCGGGAGATCAACGAGGCGGCGCTGCGCCTGTCCTCGTCCGCCAACCAGGTGCTCGCGGCCTCCACGCAGCACGAGACTTCCTCCACGGAGCAGGCGGCGGCCATCCACGAGACGACCGCCACCATGGAGGAGCTGAAGCACGCGTCCGCGCAGATTGCGGAGAACGCGGGCAGCGTGGCGCGCGTGGCCGAGGAGACGCTTGGTGCCGCCCGCGCGGGCCGTGGCGCCATCGGCGAGTTCATCCAGGCCATGCAGCAGATTCGCAGCGACGGCGTCGCGGTGGCGGACTCCATCGCCAAGCTGTCCAAGCGCGTGGAGCGCATCGGCACGGTGGTCGAGGTCATCGACGAGATTGCGGACCGCTCGGACCTGCTGGCGCTGAACGCGGCGCTCGAGGGCAGCCGCGCGGGTGAGGCCGGCAAGGGCTTCTCCATCGTCGCGGCGGAGATGCGGCGCCTCGCGGAGAACGTCCTGGACTCCACCAAGGAGATCAAGAACCTCATCACCGAGATTCGCGAGGCCACGGCCGCGGCGGCCGGTGCGGCGGAGGCCTCCAAGACGGCGACCGAGTCCGGCGAGAAGCTGGGCGCGGTGGCGGCGCAGGCGGTGGAGGGCATCCTCGCCGGCGTGCAGGAGACCAGCGACGCGGCCCGCGTCATCAACCTCGCCACGCAGCAGCAGCGCACGGCGACGGAGCAGGTGGTGGCGTCCATGGCGGAAATCGAGGACGTGACGCGCCAGACGACGCAGGCGTCCAAGCAGGCCACGGGCGCGGCGGCGGAGCTCACGCAGCTCGCGGGACGTCTGGCCGAGCTCATCAAGCGCTTCAAGGCCGACTAGTTCTCCCTGACAAAGGAGGGGCGAACGCCGGCCATGGACACCGAGGCACTCAAGAAGTCCCTCCTGAAGAAGTTCCAGGAGGTCACAGCCGACCGCCTCCAGAAGATTCAGCTGGGGGTCTTGGACCTGGAGAAGGAGACCGCGGACCAGGCCGCGGAGGACGTCGCGCGCGAGCTGCACACGATGAAGGGCGAGGCCCGCATGTTGGGTCTGGCCGCCATCGGGCAGCTGGCGCACGCCGCCGAGGACGTCCTGCGCGCCGAGCGCGAGGGCAAGACGGCCACGGAGGTTGCCACCGACGTCCTGCTCAGGGCGTGTGACGTCCTCTCCGATTTGAACGAGGACCTGTCGGCCGCCAAC comes from Pyxidicoccus parkwaysis and encodes:
- a CDS encoding response regulator is translated as MSKKILIVEKSDSGLAATLRPALEARGFTVEDTSDGKNSVEQIRRDRPDLTIIAVELSAGQNGYLICGKLKKDDDLKNVPIVIVGNPDGFAQHRKLKAHADEYVAMPVDADLLVERVGALIGFPELPAAADVVDESLTLDALGDEPMTADFGEEISVDTGEEAAVQGEELDLDAAFSDMSAPEEPSIDEEPVVAPPEAVVEGVEEDFSSLDALGSDADDALDALDDSEKTVVGFMPPAPPEPVRPPPEPVRPPPEPVRAVTPPPARTPPPTRPTPVAATTAPAAAPATSAADAAELRNLRAKVAELQGALTDAQGQASQAEDRVRELEAELEGKATELETARAASGKNDKDTFALRDAVNKRDKEILRLKTELNQKDQEIVELKDQHLELEQKASTAESEIARRDAQIKTLTTRAETLTAERKRVDQQLAAAKEEARGASAQLTALQAELDQHAAQGQALSAEVEELRGRAGQLEADVQAAQEEAEGLRGQVEAAQREAETLQAQLEEANTQLSEQGTRAAEEAEALRKRISELEAAAVRDEERVTKLYARIKNDEKLREKTKKALAIAQQLLDEPASSVADADEAAA
- a CDS encoding anti-sigma factor family protein produces the protein MTCQELERLLYPYLDGEFQPEERVDLETHLSGCAACQRRVEEEQQMQQALRRAARHSVQQMRAPASLRAGIELGLKHEQRRAQYGVWLRAGAVALVVVTVSGGWVAYQTREQQRLACREAIQRHNKVLPFEIASASREQMEQWFKGNVDPRVTVPQFPKAKPLGGRISILNGREVAYISYETLPENEGEPSRRLSVFVVPDDSAAPPKVQTLKAVEVDSAQGYNVVTWRDDEIVYEMVTDMDEDDIRRLLAERDNGGGALARKPEPQQSEDPLFTPGPAQHSRPALRLERATFPPR
- a CDS encoding sigma-70 family RNA polymerase sigma factor; amino-acid sequence: MLDFRQPNRTKQEFEELALAHLDPLYSAALRLTKNERDAEDLVQDTCMRAYRFFDKFERGTNIKAWLFKILTNTFINRYRRKVKERTVVEGVEREAVHERFVSRDATDFAANPEQYFFDRLLSDDVLRAIDALPIDFRLVVILADLQEFSYKEIAEILECPVGTVMSRLFRGRKLLQKNLREYAEGQGVFRHDGEPVNAPADLEEYRNRKKTG
- the ald gene encoding alanine dehydrogenase gives rise to the protein MIVGVPKEIKTREYRVGMVPAGVRALTSAGHTVLVETNAGVGSGIPDSEYQRVGAQIVASADEVWKRAEMVVKVKEPIAPEYERIQPGQIIYTYFHLAGVDPELTKTLIKKKAAAVAYETLQLDDGSLPLLKPMSEVAGKMAIQVGAACLEKAHGGKGILLGGVPGVRRGRVTVIGGGVVGLCAAKVAVGMGAEVTILDVNLERLTYLDDVFLGRVSVLASDTESIAKTVRESDLVVGGVLIPGGKAPKLVSEALISEMSPGSVVVDVAVDQGGCIETCKPTTHDNPTFTVHGVVHYCVANMPGAVPQTSTYALTNTTRPYARKIADMGLVEAVKSDRALARAMNTYNGHVTYEAVAKDMGYDYVPLTDALAGRK
- a CDS encoding radical SAM protein, which codes for MTSAPKLLFADPKGKVMEHPYLLATLRSGEELVPPQDKPIPLPSAGRLVHLPGRLPVGLHPETGELELVREMKVGGKTFVPNAVGALLPPGYTRTFLPGEVKGSGPVLPQWAYTAAAWVGDGPVAWAIHTDRRSHWDPERYSTPDMKALVQQHMERFPDNRVLKQLKTCALIYRCFTSQNTFYVRDEAAIPASVMCNARCVGCISDQPADGPPASHERMDDGPTGEEMGQIGLFHLEHAPGRTMVSFGQGCEGEPLTRWKQIAEAIRFMRAHSDKGSININTNASLTKGLEALFDAGLDAIRVSLNSAVKDLYEAYYKPVKYGWEDVEASIALARERGAYLALNLLLFPGVTDREGEVKALERLVKKYRVDQVQTRSLCIDPIQYLEVARDKGAGGEPVGIRTLLQRLKAARPGLVIGNFARGLEERENAAGHG
- a CDS encoding response regulator; this translates as MSRVLVIDDSPMLVELTVRALTAAGYQASGAQDLASLDQKLTEGPFSLILMDVNMPEMFGDDVVEYLRRQKNVTAKLVLYSDIPEAELASKTKASGADGYILKSGGLEAVLGGVMGLIGAPALSVPTAVPAATPAATPAPAATAAPAAPAAKPAATGARKPRILIVDDSEMTARIIEADLVSKGFEVHVADTADKATKIILKKQTRPDLVLLDVRMPNVNGEQFCRFIKSNSLFKGIKVLLCSGENVEELQRICREAGADGYIPKDAVMGNLVAKELMPTGNE
- a CDS encoding chemotaxis protein CheW — translated: MAPDRAVAVQARPEQEFFCFRVGDLRLGVPSENVLEVLRAGLLTPLPRTPSFIMGVTGHRGEVLPVVDLLRFLSKGEARIGPRTRLFVGITGSYVAGVVADTVLGLRRIPVADILPPPLGGDAAAEHLLGVVQGHGAQDGINLLNFSKLLQTARQRAVAR
- a CDS encoding Frizzy aggregation protein FrzB, whose amino-acid sequence is MNDEQPQEKNQVDILFFDIGDSVYGTDASQVLRIDRSLPEDITLPDLGQPHRGHRAIVFDTPEGEGHLKVDAVHAVRTIPFSALRRMPPTAGAAAYAVGVFLEEERTVLLIDLVETARTQGTQGRH
- a CDS encoding methyl-accepting chemotaxis protein; protein product: MSLDTPNDKSTSKARTARKAPASKAAAGAKASATSATSPNPAQYKAFTDTLLLVLSGNLQARVPKELAGEGGAEMAHLLNQVLDNLAASEHRKQVSAQEIDQALDSLIGLVREGDLSRWNTTTEDPQLGPLLEGFGKVIETLRTFVREINEAALRLSSSANQVLAASTQHETSSTEQAAAIHETTATMEELKHASAQIAENAGSVARVAEETLGAARAGRGAIGEFIQAMQQIRSDGVAVADSIAKLSKRVERIGTVVEVIDEIADRSDLLALNAALEGSRAGEAGKGFSIVAAEMRRLAENVLDSTKEIKNLITEIREATAAAAGAAEASKTATESGEKLGAVAAQAVEGILAGVQETSDAARVINLATQQQRTATEQVVASMAEIEDVTRQTTQASKQATGAAAELTQLAGRLAELIKRFKAD